The following coding sequences are from one Mycolicibacterium aichiense window:
- a CDS encoding amino acid permease, producing the protein MTSKRRTKSVEQSILDTDEPGTRLRKNLTWWDLTVFGVSVVVGAGIFTVTASTFGNITGPAISVSFVIAALTCGLAALCYAEFASMLPVAGSAYTFSYATFGEFVAWIIGWDLILEFAVGAAVVAKGWSSYLGTVFGFSGGVVAIGPLNFDWGALIIVAIVTTLLALGTKLSANVSAVITAIKVAVVALVVIVGAFYIKAANFSPFVPSAETGKGASGTGVNQSVFSLLTGAESSHYGWYGVLAGASIVFFAFIGFDVVATTAEETKNPQRDVARGILASLAIVTVLYVSVSIVLSGMVRFSELRDKAENGHANLATAFSLNGVDWAAKVISIGALAGLTTVVMVLILGLSRVLFAMARDGLLPRQLAQTGSRGTPVRITVLVGVLTAVAATVFPIDKLEEMVNVGTLFAFILVSAGVIILRRTRPDLERGFRAPLVPVLPILSIAACGWLMLNLTGLTWIRFVVWMVIGVGFYLLYGRSHSVLAKREAANAV; encoded by the coding sequence CCCGGCTCCGCAAGAATCTGACGTGGTGGGACCTCACGGTCTTCGGCGTCTCCGTCGTCGTGGGGGCGGGCATCTTCACCGTCACCGCGTCGACGTTCGGCAACATCACCGGTCCTGCCATCTCGGTGTCGTTCGTCATTGCTGCGCTGACCTGCGGTTTGGCTGCGCTGTGCTACGCCGAGTTCGCCTCGATGCTGCCCGTGGCCGGCAGCGCCTACACCTTCTCCTACGCGACGTTCGGGGAGTTCGTCGCCTGGATCATCGGTTGGGACCTGATCTTGGAGTTCGCGGTCGGCGCCGCCGTGGTGGCCAAAGGCTGGTCCAGCTATCTGGGCACCGTCTTCGGTTTCTCCGGCGGGGTCGTGGCCATCGGCCCACTGAACTTCGACTGGGGTGCTCTGATCATCGTCGCGATCGTCACCACCCTGCTCGCGTTGGGCACCAAGCTCTCGGCGAACGTCTCCGCGGTGATCACGGCCATCAAGGTCGCCGTCGTCGCGCTCGTCGTCATCGTCGGGGCGTTCTACATCAAGGCGGCCAACTTCTCCCCGTTCGTGCCCTCAGCGGAGACCGGCAAAGGGGCGTCGGGAACCGGGGTCAACCAGTCGGTGTTCTCCCTGCTGACCGGCGCCGAGAGCAGTCATTACGGCTGGTACGGCGTGCTGGCCGGTGCCTCGATCGTGTTCTTCGCGTTCATCGGCTTCGACGTGGTCGCCACGACGGCGGAGGAAACCAAGAACCCACAGCGCGACGTCGCGCGGGGGATCCTCGCGTCGCTGGCCATCGTCACGGTGCTCTACGTGTCGGTGTCGATCGTGCTGTCGGGCATGGTGCGATTCAGTGAACTGCGCGACAAGGCCGAGAACGGTCACGCCAATCTCGCCACCGCCTTCTCGCTCAACGGGGTGGACTGGGCGGCCAAGGTGATCTCCATCGGAGCGCTGGCAGGCCTGACCACGGTGGTTATGGTGCTCATCCTCGGGCTGTCTCGGGTGTTGTTCGCCATGGCGCGTGACGGTCTGCTGCCGCGCCAGCTGGCCCAGACCGGCAGCCGCGGCACCCCGGTGCGGATCACCGTGCTGGTCGGCGTACTCACTGCGGTCGCGGCCACCGTCTTCCCGATCGACAAGCTCGAAGAGATGGTGAACGTCGGGACGCTGTTCGCGTTCATCCTGGTCTCGGCCGGCGTGATCATCCTTCGGCGGACCCGCCCGGACCTGGAGCGAGGGTTCCGTGCGCCGCTGGTCCCCGTGTTGCCGATCCTGTCGATCGCGGCGTGTGGCTGGCTGATGCTCAACCTCACCGGTCTGACCTGGATCCGGTTTGTGGTGTGGATGGTCATCGGGGTGGGGTTCTACCTGCTCTACGGGCGATCCCACTCGGTGCTGGCCAAGCGAGAGGCCGCCAACGCCGTCTGA
- a CDS encoding alkane 1-monooxygenase: protein MGLIAPTALFVVLPVVWGLNQLGWTAVSQVFFWIGPALIYVLLPALDLKFGRDGQNPPDELMEYLENDKYYRYCTYAFIPFQFASLIFGAYMFTASNLSWLGYEGSLSWFAKIGLALSVGVLGGTGINTAHELGHKKDSLERWLSKITLAQTCYGHFYIEHNRGHHVRVATPEDPASARFGETFWEFLPRSVFGSARSALTLEAARIRRLGKSPWDPRTWLGNDVLNAWLMSVVLFGALIAVFGPALIPFLIIQAVFGFSMLESVNYLEHYGLLRQKNENGRYERCSPQHSWNSDHLVTNLFLYHLQRHSDHHANPTRRYQTLRSMSEAPELPSGYATLIGVTYFPWVWRRMMDHRVIEHYDGDISRVNIDPRRRAKILARYGADERLREEKRGDAA from the coding sequence ATGGGCCTGATTGCGCCGACCGCACTATTCGTGGTGCTGCCGGTGGTCTGGGGTCTCAACCAGCTCGGCTGGACCGCGGTCTCGCAGGTGTTCTTCTGGATCGGGCCGGCACTGATCTACGTCCTGCTGCCGGCGCTGGACCTGAAGTTCGGCCGCGACGGGCAGAACCCGCCGGACGAACTGATGGAGTATCTGGAGAACGACAAGTACTACCGGTACTGCACGTACGCGTTCATCCCGTTCCAGTTCGCCAGCCTGATCTTCGGCGCCTACATGTTCACCGCGTCGAACCTGAGCTGGCTGGGCTACGAGGGCTCGCTGAGCTGGTTCGCCAAGATCGGTCTGGCGCTGTCGGTGGGCGTGCTCGGCGGAACGGGCATCAACACCGCGCACGAACTCGGACACAAGAAGGACTCGCTGGAGCGCTGGCTGTCGAAGATCACGCTGGCGCAGACCTGCTACGGCCACTTCTACATCGAGCACAACCGCGGCCACCACGTCCGCGTCGCCACCCCGGAGGATCCGGCTTCGGCGCGCTTCGGGGAGACCTTCTGGGAGTTCCTGCCGCGCAGCGTGTTTGGTAGCGCCCGCTCAGCGCTCACACTCGAGGCGGCCCGCATCCGCAGGCTCGGCAAGAGCCCGTGGGATCCGCGTACCTGGCTGGGCAACGACGTTCTCAACGCCTGGCTGATGTCGGTGGTGCTGTTCGGTGCGCTCATCGCGGTGTTCGGCCCCGCGCTGATCCCGTTCCTGATCATCCAGGCGGTGTTCGGCTTCTCGATGCTGGAATCGGTGAACTACCTGGAGCACTACGGGCTGCTGCGCCAGAAGAATGAGAACGGACGATACGAGCGGTGCTCGCCGCAGCACAGCTGGAACTCCGACCATCTGGTGACCAACCTGTTCCTGTATCACCTGCAGCGGCACAGTGATCACCACGCCAACCCGACCCGGCGTTACCAGACTCTGCGCAGTATGTCCGAGGCGCCCGAATTGCCCAGCGGCTACGCGACTTTGATCGGCGTGACGTACTTCCCGTGGGTGTGGCGCCGGATGATGGACCACCGGGTGATCGAGCACTACGACGGTGACATCTCACGAGTCAACATCGACCCGCGCCGGCGGGCGAAGATCCTGGCTCGCTATGGGGCCGACGAGCGCTTGCGCGAGGAGAAGAGGGGGGATGCCGCATGA
- a CDS encoding rubredoxin has translation MTAYQCPICDYVYDEAKGAAREGFPPGTAWADVPDDWCCPDCGVREKIDFEEMGVKQ, from the coding sequence ATGACCGCCTACCAGTGCCCGATCTGCGACTACGTGTACGACGAGGCGAAAGGTGCTGCGCGGGAGGGTTTTCCGCCCGGCACCGCCTGGGCCGACGTGCCCGACGACTGGTGCTGCCCCGACTGCGGGGTGCGAGAAAAAATTGACTTCGAAGAGATGGGTGTGAAGCAGTGA
- a CDS encoding rubredoxin, whose protein sequence is MSEQDFKLFICVQCGFEYDEAKGWPEDGIAPGTRWDDIPEDWSCPDCGAAKSDFEMVEVARP, encoded by the coding sequence GTGAGCGAGCAGGACTTCAAGCTGTTCATCTGTGTGCAGTGCGGATTCGAGTACGACGAGGCCAAGGGCTGGCCGGAGGACGGCATCGCCCCGGGCACCCGCTGGGACGACATCCCGGAGGACTGGAGCTGCCCGGACTGCGGCGCGGCGAAGTCGGACTTCGAGATGGTGGAAGTCGCGAGGCCGTGA
- a CDS encoding TetR family transcriptional regulator produces the protein MREELLTKDWSAITLSDVARTAGVSRQTIYNEFGSRQGLAQGYAIRLADRLVDAIGTAISSNVGDVLAAFTEGFRVFFTESAADPLVISLLTGVAKPDLLQMITTDSAPIITRASAKLTEAFMNSWVSASEADSGVLARAIVRLAMSYVSMPPEADHDVALDLARLMTPFAERYGVIDIP, from the coding sequence ATGCGCGAGGAACTGCTGACCAAGGACTGGTCCGCGATCACCCTGTCCGACGTGGCGCGTACCGCCGGGGTCAGCCGCCAGACCATCTACAACGAGTTCGGCTCCCGGCAGGGTCTGGCCCAGGGGTACGCGATCCGGCTGGCCGACCGCCTGGTGGATGCGATCGGGACGGCGATCAGCTCCAACGTCGGCGACGTTCTGGCCGCCTTCACCGAAGGCTTCCGGGTGTTTTTCACCGAATCAGCCGCCGATCCGCTGGTGATCTCATTGCTGACGGGTGTCGCCAAACCTGACCTGCTGCAGATGATCACCACCGACAGCGCGCCGATCATCACCCGCGCCTCGGCCAAGCTGACCGAGGCCTTCATGAACAGCTGGGTCAGCGCCAGCGAGGCCGACTCGGGGGTACTGGCCCGGGCGATCGTGCGCCTGGCGATGAGCTACGTGTCGATGCCGCCCGAGGCCGACCACGATGTGGCCTTAGACCTGGCCCGATTGATGACGCCGTTCGCCGAACGCTACGGTGTAATCGATATTCCTTAG
- the ahcY gene encoding adenosylhomocysteinase, translating to MSEMTVEVRNGIDFKVADLSLAEFGRKEIRLAEHEMPGLMALRREYHDVQPLKGARISGSLHMTVQTAVLIETLVALGAEVRWASCNIFSTQDHAAAAVVVGPHGTPEEPTGTPVFAWKGETLEEYWWAAEQMLTWEGEPANMILDDGGDATMLVLRGAQYEKAGVVPPAEDDDSAEWKVFLELCRKSFEKDNTKWTKIAESVKGVTEETTTGVLRLYQFAAAGELAFPAINVNDSVTKSKFDNKYGTRHSLIDGINRGTDVLIGGKKVLICGYGDVGKGCAESLAGQGARVQVTEIDPINALQALMDGFDVVTVEGAIGDADIVVTSTGNKDIITLDHMKAMKDKAILGNIGHFDNEIDMAALERSGAKRINIKPQVDEWIFGEDGKSIIVLSEGRLLNLGNATGHPSFVMSNSFSNQVIAQIELWTKNDEYDNEVYRLAKHLDEKVARIHVEALGGTLTKLTKDQAEYIGVDVEGPYKPEHYRY from the coding sequence ATGTCTGAAATGACCGTCGAGGTGCGCAACGGCATCGACTTCAAGGTGGCCGACCTGTCGCTGGCCGAATTCGGCCGCAAGGAAATCCGGCTGGCCGAGCACGAGATGCCCGGTCTGATGGCGCTGCGCCGCGAATACCACGACGTCCAGCCGCTCAAGGGCGCCCGGATCTCGGGTTCGCTGCACATGACCGTGCAGACCGCGGTGCTGATCGAGACGCTTGTAGCGCTCGGCGCTGAAGTCCGCTGGGCGAGCTGCAACATCTTCTCCACCCAGGACCACGCCGCGGCCGCGGTCGTCGTCGGCCCGCACGGCACCCCCGAGGAGCCGACCGGCACGCCGGTGTTCGCCTGGAAGGGCGAGACGCTGGAGGAGTACTGGTGGGCCGCCGAGCAGATGCTCACCTGGGAAGGCGAGCCGGCCAACATGATTCTCGACGACGGTGGCGACGCCACCATGCTGGTGCTGCGCGGTGCGCAGTACGAGAAGGCCGGTGTGGTTCCGCCCGCCGAGGACGACGACTCGGCCGAGTGGAAGGTCTTCCTGGAGCTGTGCCGCAAGAGCTTCGAGAAGGACAACACCAAGTGGACGAAGATCGCCGAGTCGGTCAAGGGTGTCACCGAGGAGACCACCACCGGTGTGCTGCGGCTGTACCAGTTCGCCGCCGCCGGTGAGCTGGCGTTCCCGGCCATCAACGTCAACGACTCGGTGACCAAGAGCAAGTTCGACAACAAGTACGGCACCCGGCACTCGCTGATCGACGGCATCAACCGCGGCACCGACGTGCTGATCGGCGGCAAGAAGGTGCTGATCTGCGGCTACGGCGACGTGGGCAAGGGCTGCGCGGAGTCGCTGGCCGGGCAGGGCGCTCGCGTGCAGGTCACCGAGATCGACCCGATCAACGCGCTGCAGGCGCTGATGGACGGGTTCGACGTGGTGACCGTGGAAGGCGCGATCGGTGATGCCGACATCGTCGTCACCTCGACCGGCAACAAGGACATCATCACCCTCGATCACATGAAGGCGATGAAGGACAAGGCCATCCTGGGCAACATCGGCCACTTCGACAACGAGATCGACATGGCCGCGCTGGAGCGGTCGGGCGCCAAGCGGATCAACATCAAGCCGCAGGTCGACGAGTGGATTTTCGGTGAAGACGGCAAGTCGATCATCGTGCTGTCCGAGGGCCGGCTGCTGAACCTGGGCAACGCGACGGGCCACCCCTCGTTCGTGATGAGCAACAGCTTCTCCAACCAGGTGATCGCCCAGATCGAGTTGTGGACCAAGAACGACGAGTACGACAACGAGGTCTACCGGCTGGCCAAGCACCTCGACGAGAAGGTGGCCCGCATCCACGTCGAGGCTCTCGGTGGCACGCTGACCAAGCTCACCAAGGACCAGGCCGAGTACATCGGCGTCGACGTCGAAGGCCCGTACAAGCCGGAGCACTACCGCTACTGA
- a CDS encoding TetR/AcrR family transcriptional regulator — MAAERKRADARRNAQNLLEAAAAAFVASGVDAPVRDIAARAGVGMGTIYRHFPTRADLIIAVYEHQVEACAAAGADLLESNTSPHAALTAWIDQFVDFLVTKHGLAAALQSDSARFDTLHAYFIDRLVPVCTTLLEAAAAAGEIEPGIEPLGFLRAIGNLCIGSDDERYDARKMVGLLVHGLRAERLT, encoded by the coding sequence ATGGCGGCGGAGCGCAAACGAGCCGACGCCCGGCGGAATGCACAGAACCTTCTCGAAGCGGCCGCGGCAGCGTTCGTCGCATCGGGCGTGGACGCCCCGGTCCGCGATATCGCGGCCCGTGCCGGGGTCGGGATGGGCACGATCTACCGGCACTTCCCCACCCGCGCCGACCTGATCATCGCTGTGTACGAGCACCAGGTCGAGGCCTGCGCCGCTGCCGGCGCCGACCTGCTCGAAAGCAACACGTCACCGCACGCCGCACTGACAGCGTGGATCGACCAATTCGTCGACTTTCTGGTGACCAAACACGGCCTGGCGGCGGCACTTCAGTCCGACAGCGCACGCTTCGACACGTTGCACGCCTACTTCATCGATCGATTGGTTCCGGTGTGCACGACGCTGCTCGAGGCGGCAGCTGCCGCTGGTGAAATCGAACCCGGGATCGAACCACTGGGATTTCTGCGCGCCATCGGCAATCTGTGTATCGGCAGCGACGATGAACGCTACGACGCGCGGAAGATGGTCGGACTGCTGGTGCATGGGCTGCGCGCCGAACGCCTGACATGA
- a CDS encoding LLM class flavin-dependent oxidoreductase, which yields MGNDHARFGIMTAPQQVGYHDIARVWREADSVPEIEHAWLFDHLFPIAGDPGGPIFEGWTLLSALAAQTQRLRLGLLVTSNRFRPPAVLAKIATTVDIVSDGRLDFGIGAGSRPSHPAARREYDAHGLPYNDADHAVAALSEACTVIRRLWTSKEPFDFDGDVIKVQGAYGNPKPKQRPHPPILIGGQATATLRVVAEHANIWNFSGTDVTEGTRRSAMLDGFCAEIGRDPATIERSITVGVDYDDPAATRSAIRQRLDAGFTHLILMVPAPYPAGVMRWVADELIAARA from the coding sequence ATGGGCAATGATCACGCGCGGTTCGGCATCATGACCGCACCCCAGCAGGTCGGCTACCACGACATTGCGAGGGTGTGGCGCGAGGCCGATTCCGTTCCTGAGATCGAACATGCCTGGCTGTTCGACCACCTTTTTCCTATCGCCGGTGACCCCGGCGGCCCCATCTTCGAGGGGTGGACTCTCTTGTCGGCACTGGCGGCGCAGACGCAGCGACTGCGGCTTGGACTTCTGGTCACCAGCAACCGATTTCGCCCGCCGGCGGTGTTGGCCAAGATCGCGACGACGGTCGACATCGTCTCGGACGGTCGCCTCGATTTCGGCATCGGTGCGGGATCGCGGCCGTCGCATCCGGCTGCCCGCCGCGAATACGACGCTCATGGGCTGCCCTACAACGACGCCGATCACGCGGTCGCCGCACTCTCTGAGGCGTGCACCGTCATCCGCCGATTGTGGACATCGAAGGAGCCCTTCGACTTCGACGGGGACGTCATCAAAGTTCAAGGCGCGTATGGCAATCCGAAGCCGAAGCAGCGCCCGCATCCGCCGATTCTGATCGGTGGACAGGCCACTGCGACACTGCGGGTCGTCGCCGAACACGCGAACATCTGGAACTTTTCCGGGACTGACGTCACCGAGGGAACTCGTCGCAGCGCGATGCTCGACGGGTTCTGCGCCGAAATCGGCCGCGACCCGGCAACGATCGAACGCTCGATAACCGTCGGCGTCGACTATGACGACCCTGCTGCAACTCGCTCGGCGATCAGGCAGCGACTCGACGCGGGGTTCACCCACCTCATCCTGATGGTGCCCGCGCCGTATCCGGCCGGTGTCATGCGGTGGGTGGCAGACGAGCTCATCGCCGCTCGGGCATGA
- a CDS encoding dTMP kinase encodes MLIVIEGLDGAGKRTLTAGVQRALAADGKSVTTLAFPRYGQSIHADLASEALHGHHGDLASSVYAMATLFALDRAGAIDQIADLRRRHDVVILDRYVASNAAYSAARLHQDASGEAVSWVGELEYGRFALPKPDRQILLDASVELAAERARQRAQQEVDRARDAYERDDGLQRRTGAVYAELGAANWGGPWSIVAPNVDPAALAASLLG; translated from the coding sequence GTGCTCATCGTCATCGAGGGACTCGACGGGGCCGGTAAACGGACGCTGACTGCCGGAGTTCAGCGCGCCCTGGCAGCCGACGGCAAGTCGGTCACCACACTGGCCTTCCCCCGCTACGGCCAGTCGATCCACGCCGACCTCGCCAGCGAGGCGCTGCACGGTCACCACGGCGACCTGGCCTCGTCGGTGTATGCGATGGCGACGCTGTTCGCCCTCGACCGGGCCGGGGCTATCGACCAGATCGCCGACCTGCGTCGTCGCCACGATGTGGTGATCCTGGATCGCTACGTCGCGTCCAACGCGGCGTACAGCGCGGCCCGTCTGCATCAGGACGCCTCCGGTGAGGCGGTGTCGTGGGTGGGCGAACTCGAGTACGGCCGGTTCGCCCTGCCCAAACCCGACCGTCAGATCCTGCTCGACGCGTCGGTCGAGTTGGCTGCCGAGCGGGCCAGGCAACGGGCTCAGCAGGAGGTCGACCGGGCCCGCGACGCCTATGAGCGCGACGACGGACTGCAGCGCCGGACGGGTGCGGTGTATGCCGAATTGGGTGCCGCTAACTGGGGTGGACCCTGGTCGATCGTCGCTCCGAACGTCGATCCGGCGGCGTTGGCGGCCTCGCTGCTCGGTTAG
- the mtrA gene encoding two-component system response regulator MtrA, translated as MDTMRQRILVVDDDPSLAEMLTIVLRGEGFDTAVIGDGSQALTAVRELRPDLVLLDLMLPGMNGIDVCRVLRADSGVPIVMLTAKTDTVDVVLGLESGADDYVMKPFKPKELVARVRARLRRNEDEPAEMLSIADIDIDVPAHKVTREGEQISLTPLEFDLLVALARKPRQVFTRDVLLEQVWGYRHPADTRLVNVHVQRLRAKVEKDPENPQVVLTVRGVGYKAGPP; from the coding sequence ATGGACACCATGAGGCAAAGGATTCTCGTAGTCGACGACGACCCATCGCTGGCCGAGATGCTCACCATCGTGTTGCGTGGCGAGGGTTTCGACACCGCGGTCATCGGCGACGGTTCGCAGGCGCTGACGGCCGTGCGTGAGCTACGCCCCGATCTGGTGTTGTTGGACCTCATGTTGCCCGGCATGAACGGCATCGATGTGTGCCGGGTGCTGCGCGCGGACTCCGGCGTGCCGATCGTCATGCTCACCGCCAAGACCGACACGGTGGACGTGGTGCTCGGCCTGGAGTCGGGTGCCGACGACTACGTGATGAAGCCGTTCAAGCCCAAGGAGCTGGTGGCGCGCGTTCGTGCCCGGCTGCGGCGCAACGAGGACGAGCCGGCCGAGATGCTCTCGATCGCCGACATCGACATCGACGTGCCTGCGCACAAGGTCACTCGGGAGGGTGAGCAGATTTCGCTGACCCCCTTGGAGTTCGACCTCCTGGTGGCGCTGGCACGCAAACCGCGCCAGGTGTTTACTCGAGATGTGCTGCTCGAACAGGTGTGGGGATATCGCCACCCCGCGGACACCCGTTTGGTGAACGTGCATGTCCAGCGGTTGCGGGCGAAGGTCGAGAAGGACCCGGAGAACCCGCAGGTGGTGCTGACCGTTCGAGGAGTGGGTTACAAGGCCGGACCGCCGTGA
- the mtrB gene encoding MtrAB system histidine kinase MtrB, producing MMFGSRRRIRGPWGRSGPLVRGTSALSRALGLIWRRSLQLRVVVLTLGLSAAVIVALGFVLTSQITNRVLDVKVHAATEELDRARNTVSGTVSGEEARSLDSSLQLARNTLISKTGQSSGAALAGTFDAVLMVPGDGPRAATAAGPVDQIPKSLRDFVKAGQVSYQYSTVRTDAFSGPALLIGTPAPSRVPNLELYLIFPLNNEENTITLVRGTMATGGLVLLVLLAGIALLVSRQVVLPVRSASRIAERFAEGHLSERMPVRGEDDMARLAVSFNDMAESLQRQITNLEEFGNLQRRFTSDVSHELRTPLTTVRMAADLIHDHSEELDPALRRSTELMVNELDRFETLLNDLLEISRHDAGVAELSVEAVDLRSTVNSALGNVGHLADEAGIELMVNLPDSEVIAEVDARRVERILRNLIANAIDHAERKPVHIRMAADEDTVAVTVRDFGVGLRPGEEKLVFSRFWRSDPSRVRRSGGTGLGLAISIEDARLHQGRLEAWGEPGKGACFRLTLPLVRGHKVTTSPLPLKPVAAERDGRKDSRQVRHREPAGESV from the coding sequence GTGATGTTCGGCTCGAGGCGGCGCATCCGCGGTCCGTGGGGACGCTCGGGTCCCCTGGTTCGGGGTACGAGTGCGCTGAGTCGAGCACTGGGGTTGATCTGGCGCCGGTCGCTGCAGTTACGAGTGGTCGTGCTCACGCTGGGCTTGTCGGCCGCGGTGATCGTGGCCCTGGGCTTCGTACTCACCAGCCAAATCACCAACCGGGTGCTCGACGTCAAGGTCCACGCCGCGACCGAGGAATTGGACCGGGCGCGCAATACGGTCAGCGGAACGGTCAGTGGCGAAGAGGCGCGGTCGCTGGACAGCAGCCTGCAATTGGCGCGAAACACCCTGATCTCCAAGACCGGCCAGTCCTCCGGTGCGGCGCTGGCCGGCACGTTCGACGCGGTTCTGATGGTCCCCGGCGACGGGCCGCGGGCGGCCACCGCCGCGGGCCCGGTCGACCAGATCCCGAAGTCGTTGCGCGACTTCGTCAAAGCGGGCCAGGTCAGCTACCAGTACTCGACGGTGCGCACCGACGCATTCAGCGGCCCGGCGCTGTTGATCGGTACGCCGGCACCGTCACGCGTACCGAATCTCGAGCTCTACCTGATCTTCCCGCTCAACAACGAAGAAAATACGATCACTCTGGTGCGTGGCACCATGGCCACCGGCGGGTTGGTCCTGCTGGTCCTGCTGGCCGGGATCGCGCTGCTGGTATCGCGCCAGGTGGTGCTGCCGGTGCGTTCGGCATCGCGGATCGCCGAACGCTTCGCTGAGGGCCATCTTTCCGAGCGGATGCCGGTGCGCGGCGAGGACGACATGGCCCGGCTGGCGGTGTCGTTCAACGATATGGCCGAGAGCCTGCAGCGTCAGATCACCAACCTCGAGGAGTTCGGTAATCTGCAGCGCCGCTTCACCTCCGACGTCAGCCACGAGCTGCGCACCCCGCTGACCACGGTGCGGATGGCGGCTGATCTGATCCACGACCATTCCGAGGAACTGGACCCGGCGCTGCGCCGGTCGACCGAGTTGATGGTCAACGAGCTCGACCGATTCGAAACCCTGCTCAACGATCTTCTCGAGATCTCCCGCCACGACGCCGGCGTCGCCGAACTCTCGGTCGAGGCGGTCGACTTGCGCTCCACGGTCAACAGCGCGCTCGGCAACGTCGGGCATCTGGCCGACGAGGCCGGTATCGAGCTGATGGTCAACCTGCCGGACAGCGAGGTAATCGCCGAGGTCGATGCCCGCCGCGTCGAGCGCATCCTGCGCAACCTGATCGCCAACGCGATCGACCATGCCGAGCGCAAGCCGGTCCACATTCGGATGGCCGCCGACGAGGACACCGTCGCCGTCACCGTCCGCGACTTCGGTGTCGGCTTGCGTCCGGGCGAGGAGAAGCTGGTGTTCAGCCGATTCTGGCGTTCGGACCCCTCCCGCGTGCGTCGGTCCGGCGGAACAGGATTGGGCCTCGCGATCAGTATCGAGGATGCCCGGTTGCACCAGGGCCGGCTCGAGGCGTGGGGCGAACCCGGCAAGGGTGCCTGCTTCCGGCTGACCCTTCCGCTGGTTCGCGGCCACAAGGTCACCACCAGTCCGTTGCCGCTCAAACCCGTTGCCGCAGAACGTGATGGTCGTAAGGACTCGCGTCAGGTCCGGCATCGGGAGCCGGCGGGGGAGAGCGTGTGA